A genomic region of Arachis hypogaea cultivar Tifrunner chromosome 5, arahy.Tifrunner.gnm2.J5K5, whole genome shotgun sequence contains the following coding sequences:
- the LOC112803411 gene encoding uncharacterized protein has translation MQTVRSSPYNCSNETAGKPSNRPRTDRLGRTVMDNSINQEAIADNNASVNNNLPVDPPISNDATNPNPPSANDSQSQDMLDGVAGIGPSYKGPSYDKLRIHLLADLKRECQVLVDSSAWKETGCTLMADGWTDQRKRTIVKNASHLCNLFFEVIEWIGPNDIVHVVTDNAANYVAAGRLINRKYDHIYWSPSAAHCLNLILKDISNIAHISNLATRASKITVFVYNHTVFLSCLRKRPHCREIVRPSATCFATVFITLKSIFDHKKDLQDDCFTVCKLVGPLIKLLRLVDADDKSSLGYVYKGMLRAEDAIKEMFRQNKTAYQPYTDIINSRWDKHLKKDLHACNNLDSVDAMKEIHLYRDQKESFDKPEAIRAASQLKPDEWWRLFGSSAPCLQKIVVHILSQASTSSG, from the exons ATGCAAACGGTCCGGTCCTCCCCCTATAACTGCTCGAACGAAACTGCTGGAAAACCATCGAACCGACCGAGAACCGACCGGTTAGGCCGGACCG TTATGGATAatagtattaatcaagaagcaatTGCTGATAACAATGCTTCTGTGAATAATAACTTACCTGTCGATCCTCCTATTTCAAATGATGCTACTAATCCTAATCCCCCTAGTGCTAATGATAGTCAGTCACAAG ATATGTTGGATGGTGTTGCTGGTATTGGACCTAGTTACAAGGGTCCTTCTTATGATAAGTTAAGGATTCACTTGTTGGCTGATCTTAAAAGAGAATGTCAAGTGCTAGTTGATAGTAGTGCATGGAAGGAAACTGGATGTACCCTCATGGCTGATGGTTGGACAGATCAAAGAAAAAGAAC CATTGTAAAAAATGCTTCACACTTGTGTAATTTGTTTTTTGAGGTTATTGAATGGATTGGCCCTAATGATATTGTTCATGTTGTGACTGACAATGCGGCCAATTATGTTGCTGCTGGTAGGCTTATCAATAGAAAATATGATCATATCTATTGGTCACCAAGTGCTGCTCATTgccttaatcttattttaaaagatataagcAACATAGCGCATATTTCTAACCTTGCAACACGTGCTTCAAAGATCACAGTATTTGTGTACAATCATACGGTTTTCTTATCTTGTCTAAGAAAAAGACCTCATTGTAGAGAAATTGTACGTCCTAGTGCAACCTGTTTTGCAACTGTGTTTATCACATTGAAGAGCATCTTTGATCATAAAAAGGATTTGCAA GATGATTGCTTTACTGTATGTAAACTTGTGGGCCCTTTGATTAAATTGCTGAGGCTTGTTGATGCTGATGACAAATCATCTTTGGGATATGTTTATAAAGGAATGCTAAGGGCAGAAGATGCAATTAAGGAGATGTTTAGGCAAAACAAGACTGCATATCAGCCGTACACAGATATTATCAACTCAAGATGGGATAAGCATTTGAAGAAAGATCTTCATGCG TGTAACAATTTGGATTCAGTTGATGCAATGAAAGAAATACATTTATATAGAGATCAAAAAGAAAGTTTTGATAAACCAGAAGCTATTCGAGCTGCATCTCAACTAAAGCCTG ATGAATGGTGGAGGTTATTCGGTAGCTCTGCTCCATGTTTACAAAAGATAGTTGTTCACATTCTTAGCCAAGCATCTACTTCTTCTGG GTAA